A single region of the Acanthopagrus latus isolate v.2019 chromosome 11, fAcaLat1.1, whole genome shotgun sequence genome encodes:
- the plpp2b gene encoding phospholipid phosphatase 2b isoform X1, with protein sequence MTEKKMKELRKKKLYVVMDVMCVVVAALPFIIMTIVSKPYQRGVYCEDESIRYPLKPDTITHGMLAAVTISCTVIIISSGEAYLVYSKRIYSNSDFNQYVAALYKVVGTFLFGAAVSQSLTDLAKYTIGRPRPNFMAVCSPKVCKGYMQEINCTGKLQDVTESRLSFYSGHSSFGMYCMLFLALYVQARLSAKWARLLRPTIQFFLVAFAVYVGYTRVSDYKHHWSDVLVGLLQGALVAVLNVHFVSDFFKKRPPRCTRSDATDSEEPERKPSLQIADSEHGNHYNYHHNPGPV encoded by the exons atgaccgagaagaagatgaaggagctgaggaagaagaagctgtaCGTGGTGATGGACGTCATGTGCGTTGTAGTTG CGGCTTTGCCCTTCATCATTATGACCATCGTGTCCAAGCCATATCAGCGAGGGGTTTACTGCGAGGACGAGAGCATCAGGTACCCATTAAAACCAGACACCATCACCCATGGCATGCTGGCAGCTGTCACCATCTCCTGCACAGTCATCATC ATTTCCTCTGGAGAGGCTTATCTGGTCTACAGCAAGAGGATTTACTCCAACTCTGACTTCAACCAGTACGTAGCAGCACTCTACAAGGTTGTAGGCACCTTCCTGTTCGGAGCAGCTGTGAGCCAGTCGCTGACTGACCTTGCTAAGTACACCATCGGCCGCCCGAGGCCTAACTTCATGGCCGTATGCTCCCCCAAAGTCTGCAAGGGATACATGCAGGAAATCAACTGCACAGGCAAGCTTCAGGACGTCACAGAATCCAG aTTGTCCTTCTACTCTGGTCACTCCTCTTTTGGGATGTACTGCATGCTCTTCCTTGCG CTTTACGTGCAGGCGAGACTTTCAGCAAAGTGGGCCAGACTTCTCCGGCCCACCATCCAGTTCTTCCTGGTGGCCTTCGCGGTGTATGTGGGTTACACCCGAGTCTCTGATTACAAGCACCACTGGAGCGACGTCCTGGTGGGGCTGCTGCAGGGAGCCCTCGTTGCTGTGCTCAAT gtgcACTTTGTGTCGGACTTCTTCAAGAAGCGCCCGCCGCGCTGCACTAGATCTGACGCAACCGATAGCGAAGAGCCGGAGAGGAAACCCAGCCTGCAGATTGCGGACTCCGAACATGGCAACCATTACAACTATCACCACAATCCAGGCCCCGTGTGA
- the plpp2b gene encoding phospholipid phosphatase 2b isoform X2, which produces MTIVSKPYQRGVYCEDESIRYPLKPDTITHGMLAAVTISCTVIIISSGEAYLVYSKRIYSNSDFNQYVAALYKVVGTFLFGAAVSQSLTDLAKYTIGRPRPNFMAVCSPKVCKGYMQEINCTGKLQDVTESRLSFYSGHSSFGMYCMLFLALYVQARLSAKWARLLRPTIQFFLVAFAVYVGYTRVSDYKHHWSDVLVGLLQGALVAVLNVHFVSDFFKKRPPRCTRSDATDSEEPERKPSLQIADSEHGNHYNYHHNPGPV; this is translated from the exons ATGACCATCGTGTCCAAGCCATATCAGCGAGGGGTTTACTGCGAGGACGAGAGCATCAGGTACCCATTAAAACCAGACACCATCACCCATGGCATGCTGGCAGCTGTCACCATCTCCTGCACAGTCATCATC ATTTCCTCTGGAGAGGCTTATCTGGTCTACAGCAAGAGGATTTACTCCAACTCTGACTTCAACCAGTACGTAGCAGCACTCTACAAGGTTGTAGGCACCTTCCTGTTCGGAGCAGCTGTGAGCCAGTCGCTGACTGACCTTGCTAAGTACACCATCGGCCGCCCGAGGCCTAACTTCATGGCCGTATGCTCCCCCAAAGTCTGCAAGGGATACATGCAGGAAATCAACTGCACAGGCAAGCTTCAGGACGTCACAGAATCCAG aTTGTCCTTCTACTCTGGTCACTCCTCTTTTGGGATGTACTGCATGCTCTTCCTTGCG CTTTACGTGCAGGCGAGACTTTCAGCAAAGTGGGCCAGACTTCTCCGGCCCACCATCCAGTTCTTCCTGGTGGCCTTCGCGGTGTATGTGGGTTACACCCGAGTCTCTGATTACAAGCACCACTGGAGCGACGTCCTGGTGGGGCTGCTGCAGGGAGCCCTCGTTGCTGTGCTCAAT gtgcACTTTGTGTCGGACTTCTTCAAGAAGCGCCCGCCGCGCTGCACTAGATCTGACGCAACCGATAGCGAAGAGCCGGAGAGGAAACCCAGCCTGCAGATTGCGGACTCCGAACATGGCAACCATTACAACTATCACCACAATCCAGGCCCCGTGTGA